DNA sequence from the Schistocerca serialis cubense isolate TAMUIC-IGC-003099 chromosome 9, iqSchSeri2.2, whole genome shotgun sequence genome:
TCACTCATTTAAGTGTTTATATCGTCTTATCTCTTCAGTTATGTATCGGGTACAATTATACATTTGGATAGGCATGTTCAGCGTCCCTACGAACTTTCTgtgaaatatgttgcgaacagaATTAGGAGCAaaaagataataaatttaaacgtcatgcattatGCGACAGTTTTGACATATCTCAGTGTTATGTCGTCATATCTCTTGAGGTATGTGAGTTATTATGATATAAATTTGTAGGTGCATTTAACTGCGTTTGTCGTTACTGTCTGGACAATTTATTGCGACTAGAATTGATATcacagaagtaataaatataaACGTCGTGCATTATGtgccagtttttcatgcatctcattgcACGTGACGTCAATATCTCTTAAACGGTAACAGGTATTTggttccttacccccccccccccccccccgccctcccccccccccccacatacattgTGAAGACATGTGGAACTCGAATTGgcccacacagagagagagagagagagagagctggaacTGAAAGTGCTAGATCAAGAAAACGTTTGCCAAAGAAACTATTTATTCTTTTCTTAAAGTCGTAGCAAAAAGTATCATATTACACAAGTTCATGGCCTTAAGAAACGTTCAATGACTCACGGATCAGAACACCGTCAGAAAATTAATGCAACGTGAGTTAAAGCAGGCAAAATATGCTATGGTTCTAtgtctgtgtgtgtatgggggggtgGCTCTGAAGTACCTAAATTATGATTCGTGAGTCATTGAATGTTTCATTGCTAGTCTTAGGGCCATAAAACTGTGTAACGTGATATTTTTTGCTACGACTTTGGAAAAAAGAATAAGTAGTTTCTTAAACTCGACTCCAATCGAGTGGCTCTACCACCTTGCAGTAATTGCATCACCTCCTGTTCGAAGAGAAATAGCGTCAAAAATGGAAAGAACGATGGGAAGCAAGTGGAAACGCGTCCCATGCATGGGCAACAATCGTACCAACGTCGACTAAGATGAAGGAAAAGTTTCCTCGGGACATCGGAGAAACTAACAACGACTGACGAAGAAACAAGACTGTTACTATGGAGGGCTCAGACATCCCACCCTGGTTCTTGGGAaagattttcaaaatatttaccCCCTGGCCATGATGAGAATTGACCAGTCTGGAAGTCCTTGGATAGGCTCAGATCAGGAGTGGGCAGATCACTAGCTAAACTGGCAAAATGAGGATACACTGAAGAAAACAAAACCCAATGTGACTGCAGGGAAGAACAGACTGTTTAACATACGCTCCAGTGTCGACTGTGCCCAGCCACCTGCACAGAAGATGACCTTTCCTGGCAACGGAATATGTAATGGAAGTGCCCAAATTTTGGTCAAAGACTACATAAAATGTGTTGATCTGACAATAATTGTATAAACTCTTTttttgtatgtttctgacacgagaataataattACGCAGATTGTTACTGACTAAACGTGTGGATCCATTGCAGTGCTATGATCAGTAAGATGAATAGTTGAAACACAGTagtagtggttgttgttgtggtcttcagtcctgagactggtttgatgcagctctgcatgctactctatactgagcAAGCTGCATCATCAccaagtacgtactgcagcctacatccttctgaatatgcttagtgcattcatctcttgttctccctctacgatttttaccctccacgctgccctccaatactaaattgatgatctcttgatgactcagaacatgtcctaccaaccgatcccttcttctagtcaagttgtgccacaaactcctcttctcccgaattctattcaatacctcctcattagttatgtgatctacccatctaatcttcagcattcttctgtagcaccacatttcgacagatCTTATTCTCTTCTTGTGCGAACTATTTGTcggtcatgtttcacttccatacaaggctacactccatacaaatacactcataaacgactgcctgacacttaaatctgtactcgatgttaacaaatttctcttcttcacaaacgcttcccttcccattgccagtctacattctatatcctctctccttcgaccatcatcagttattttgctcccgaaatagcaaaactcctttacctctttaagtgtctcattccctaatgtaattccctctgcattaccagagttaactcgactacattccattatcctcgttttgcttatgttgatgttcatcttatagcctcctttcatgacactgtccattcccttcaactgctgttccaagtcctttactgtctccgacatcggcgaaccttaacgtttttatttcttctcgatggattttaatacctactcagaatttttcttttgtttcctttattgcttgctcaatatacagattgaataacatcggggagaggctacaacccggtctcactcccttcccaaccactgcttccctttcatgtcactcgattcttatacctgccatctggtttctttaaaaattgtaaatagcctttctctccctgtactttatccctggcaccttcagaatttgaatgagattattgcagtcaacattgtcaaaagctttctctaagtctacaaatgctagaaacgtaggtttgtcttttcttaatctagcttctaagataagtcgtaaggtcagtatttcaccgaaatccaaactgatcttcctcgaggtcggcttctacctgtttttccattcgcctgtaaagaatttgcgttcgtattttgcagccgtgacttattaaactgatagttcggtaagtttcacatctgtcaatatctgctttctttgggattggaattattgtagtcttcttgaactctgagggtatttcgtctgtgtcATACATTTTTCTCAGCAGATGGTATGGacagggctgtctctcccaaggctatcagcagatctaatggaatattgtctactcccggggccgtgtttcgacttagatatttcagtgctctgtcaaactcttcacgcagtatcatatctcccatttcatcttcatctacatcctcttccatttccataatattgccctcaagtacctcgcccttgtatagaccctctatatactccttccacgtttctgatttcccttctttgcttagaacagggtttccatctgaaaaCACACAGTAGTTATAGGCCTCATATACTGACTGCGCTTATTTTCGATGGAAGGACTGGTAATTGTcagtcccatttcatcttcatctacatcctcttccattttcataatagtgccctcaagtacctcgcccttgtatacaccctctatatactccttccacctttctgctttcccttctgtgcttagaactgggtttccatatgaacaCACACAGTAGTTATAGGCCTCATATACTGACTGCGCTGATTTTCGATGGAAGTATTGGTAATTGTGAGTAAAGAAGTAAACTAGATGTTTTGATGTATATACATGTGCTTTTATTATACAGTTGcgatttacaaaaattacaataaaagcTTGCTGAAGAGTTTGGAAGGGGACTGTGGGGAGACGAGGGACTGCGGCGGGGAAAACGTTACAGAGACGGGGGGGGACTGGCCGCACGGCGGCCAGCGGACAGTGTTCAGAGCGATGGGTCGTCGTCGAAGTAGTGGGGTGACGGAGATGCTGCCCTGTCGGGCAGTGCTCAGGGGAACCGTGCGACGGGCGCCATCCTGGCCGACGTGACCAGGAGCGCCGGTGCCGCCAGAGGATCAGCGACGTCTTTTACTGCTTCTTGGCGGCGATCACCTCTGGCTGGGGCGGGTGCTCGGCGATGTACTGGAGGGCGCGCGCGATCGCCTCGGGCACCGGCGGCGGCACGGGGATGTGGGCGCCCTCAGGCCGGAAGCCGTTCTCGTCGGCCGTGTAGGTGAGCTGCACGGGCGTGCCGTCGGGCGCCGTGTACGACACGCTGCCGCGCACCGCGATCGTGTCGGGCTCCTTGGGGTCCTGCGACTTCACCAGCGTGCCGTCCTCCTCGGCGCGGGTGCCATCGCCGGACTCGAACCTGCGGAAAAGGATTTCGCTGTCTTCATTTGTTCCACTGTCTGCGCCAAGGAGGAGGGCGAGCCGGTTGAGTTCCGCCATAGaaatactccccaagccaccgcaCAGTGCGTGGCGTGGGGGTACCCTGTGCGAAGGCGGAGCCGTAATCGCAAATTTTTGAGCTGGAGCATCCAGTTCCGATACTCGACTGACGAATAAGGCTACTGTCCCAAATTGTTCTGTCAGACTGCCCAATGTCCACCCACAAAACGCCATACAACTGTTCCGATTACCTCGTCTTTAGCAATACAGGGTCTTacggaagacagcaagagctgacaagtgcgagtattatcgcacagtctacatctacatctacatctacatccatactccgcaagccacctgacggtgtgtggcggagggtaccttgagtacctctatcgcttctcccttctattccagtctcgtattgttcgtggaaagaaagattgtcggtatgcctctgtgtgggctctaatccctctgattttatcctcatggtctcttcgcgagatatacgtaggaggaatcaatatactgcttgactcctcgctgaaggtatgttctcgacatggggttttattagaaccaaaaaaaaaaagaaaacaaagttcacaaactgtccgacagatggtgctggacagcaaaacgtcagtgactgcgcatgacaatcgtgtataaaaggagtggagctgtaatgagagagagaatcagatgcgccagcagtcgcaccaTCTCATCTTAACACATCATGTGTCGAAGTTGcggacaagaataaaatacaacacaatggaaaataaaattaaggaTGTGCTAGACGATGACTAGTTTCGCCTTAGAgatggtaaaggcacgagagaagcaaCTCTgtcgtggttgataatggaagcaagaataaagaaaaatcaagatacgttcataggatttgtcgacgtggaaaaagcaatcaataatgtaaaatggtgtaagatgttcgaaattctgagaaaaataggagtaagctataggcagTGACGGGCAATATACAGTATATACGAGAGCCAAGAGGTAatcataagagtggacgaccaagaacgagatgctcggattgaaaagggggtaagacagggatgtagtcttccgccactactgttcgatctgtacggTGAACAAGCAGTGATGGAATTAAAACAAAGGTTCCGGAGTCGAATTAAAACTCAAGATGAaatgatatcaacgatacgattcgctgatgatattgctatcctgagtgaaagtgaagaagaattagatgatctgctgaatggaattaacagtctaatgaacagagaatgtggactgagaataaatcggagtccgcagctcgtggtcgtgcggtatcgttctcgcttcccgcgcccgggttcccgggttcgattcccggcggggtcaaggattttctctgcctcgtgatgactgggtgttgtgtgatgtgcttaggttagttacctttaagtagttcgaagttctaggggactgatgaccatagatgttaagtcccatagtgctcagagccatttcaataaatcgaagaaagacagaaaacagAATAGCGATAAACcgaactgatggtcacgaagtagatgaagttaaggaattctgctacctaggcaataaagtAAACAATGACAGACGGACCAAAGATGACATCAGACTAGCAGTGACAAAAAGAggtattcctgaccaagagaagtctatgaGTAcgaagcataggccttaatttgaagaagaaatttctaagaatatacgtctggagtacagcattgcatggtagtgaaacatgcactgtgggaaatccagaacagaagagaatcgaagcatttgcgatgtggtgctacagacaaatgttgaaaatcagatggactgataaggtaaggaatgagcaggttctacgcagaatcggagatggaagaaatatgtgggaaacactgatagtGAGAAGGGACCGGATAATACATTTGTGGAGACATGAGGAAattacttccacggtactagagggagctgtagagggcaaaagaaggagacagagattggaatatatccagcagatGATTGGGGTCGTAGGTTGTaactgctactctgaggtgaagaggttagcacaggaggggaattcgtggcgggccgcatcaaaccagttgtgTTACAGTCGTTtggaaacatgtttgctaggtaggtatgcaacagggtagtcatggtaggGATGGGGTTGCTTACACCGGATCGGCTGATGTCCTTTGACGTCCAGCTTACCTCTATGAACTCGTTCAAGCTTCATTCTTGTGTccctgagtgttagagcaacacaaTTCAGTACTTACTTGCAGAATACAGCGACGTGATCCTTCTATACGTCAAatctcacggtaatggaagagctgctcgtcacctTTATCAGGGTCGTTATCCACAACATCCAACACCATTGCAGTCCCTTTTGCCAC
Encoded proteins:
- the LOC126418556 gene encoding endocuticle structural glycoprotein ABD-4-like — protein: MYKLLALSALVAVAMGAVAEIAKDVVPIVKQENVISPEGNFHYSFESGDGTRAEEDGTLVKSQDPKEPDTIAVRGSVSYTAPDGTPVQLTYTADENGFRPEGAHIPVPPPVPEAIARALQYIAEHPPQPEVIAAKKQ